The following coding sequences lie in one Alicyclobacillus curvatus genomic window:
- the uvrC gene encoding excinuclease ABC subunit UvrC, whose protein sequence is MNDMLKSKLALLPANPGVYMMKDVSGRIIYVGKAKVLKNRVRSYFTGSHDRKTQLLVSNIVDFEYIVTDTVVEALVLECNLIKQHTPQYNIMLRDDKAYPYIKITNETHPRLEIVRKVKKDKAKYFGPYPNASSASETKKLLERLYALRKCKKLKKKVCLYYHIGQCLAPCEFVVEQQKYDEIVSEIAHFLSGGHREIVKNLRAQMELEAERLNFERAKELRDLIAHIERVMEQQKMTVTDEVDRDVFGFAADKGLLCIQVFYVRSGKLIERSVNVMRHYSDPAEDFMSYVEQFYYQTADVPKEVLLPSGVESGPLQDWLHAKCLQPVRGMKKQLVDLANENAKLALDERLRLMERDMDRTLGAVIQLGEILGIPTPSRIEAFDNSNIQGTDPVAAMITFMDGQPARSEYRKYKIRSVKGPDDYESMREVVRRRYTRVLRDKLPLPDLVVVDGGKAHLEAVLDVLENELDLDVPVCGLAKDNRHKTSQLFFMHEGAPVVIDRHSQAFYLLERVQDEVHRYAITFHRQTRKKTGLSSVLDEIPGIGPARRKLLLSHFGSVRAIREADMAVFRELGFGENLAKTIKDHLSGDHVSANS, encoded by the coding sequence ATGAACGACATGTTGAAAAGCAAACTAGCCTTGCTGCCCGCCAACCCTGGGGTCTACATGATGAAAGACGTGAGCGGGCGCATCATTTACGTCGGCAAGGCGAAAGTATTGAAGAACCGGGTGCGGTCGTACTTTACCGGATCGCATGATAGAAAGACACAATTACTCGTTTCGAACATTGTCGATTTTGAATACATCGTTACTGATACAGTGGTTGAAGCGCTCGTCCTGGAGTGCAACCTGATTAAGCAGCATACACCGCAATACAACATTATGTTACGGGATGACAAGGCTTATCCGTATATTAAAATTACAAACGAGACGCATCCGCGACTGGAGATTGTGCGCAAGGTCAAGAAAGACAAGGCCAAGTACTTCGGCCCGTATCCGAATGCGAGTTCGGCGAGCGAGACAAAGAAGCTCCTCGAGCGCCTTTATGCACTTCGAAAGTGTAAGAAACTGAAGAAGAAAGTGTGTCTGTATTACCACATCGGGCAGTGCCTGGCTCCGTGCGAATTTGTTGTGGAGCAGCAGAAGTATGATGAAATTGTCTCTGAGATTGCCCACTTTCTCAGTGGCGGTCACCGAGAGATTGTAAAAAATCTGCGAGCGCAAATGGAACTCGAAGCAGAGCGTCTGAACTTTGAACGGGCGAAGGAACTTCGCGACCTGATTGCTCATATCGAACGCGTGATGGAACAGCAAAAGATGACTGTGACAGATGAGGTTGACCGTGATGTGTTCGGGTTTGCTGCAGACAAAGGGCTGCTATGCATCCAGGTCTTTTACGTACGCAGCGGTAAACTGATTGAACGATCCGTCAACGTCATGCGCCATTACAGTGACCCAGCGGAGGATTTCATGTCCTACGTTGAGCAGTTCTATTACCAGACGGCTGACGTCCCGAAAGAGGTGCTGCTACCCTCTGGGGTGGAGAGCGGACCGCTGCAAGACTGGTTACACGCAAAGTGCTTACAACCGGTTCGTGGTATGAAGAAACAATTGGTCGATCTTGCGAATGAAAACGCCAAATTAGCCCTCGACGAGCGTCTGCGCCTGATGGAACGGGATATGGACCGCACTCTTGGAGCCGTCATCCAACTTGGAGAAATCCTTGGCATCCCGACACCTTCGCGAATTGAGGCATTTGACAACTCCAATATTCAGGGGACCGATCCGGTCGCCGCCATGATCACCTTCATGGACGGTCAACCAGCTCGCTCTGAGTACCGGAAATACAAGATTCGCAGTGTCAAAGGGCCAGATGACTATGAATCCATGCGAGAAGTCGTCAGACGCCGTTATACGCGGGTTCTGCGTGACAAGCTGCCGCTCCCCGACCTCGTTGTCGTCGACGGCGGTAAGGCGCATCTTGAGGCGGTCTTGGACGTTTTGGAAAATGAGCTCGATCTCGATGTCCCCGTCTGTGGCCTCGCCAAGGACAACCGTCATAAAACAAGTCAACTGTTCTTTATGCATGAGGGCGCGCCGGTTGTGATTGACAGGCATTCACAGGCATTTTACCTGCTTGAGCGGGTTCAGGACGAAGTTCACAGATACGCCATCACTTTTCATCGCCAGACGAGAAAAAAGACAGGCTTGTCATCTGTGCTCGACGAAATTCCGGGCATTGGTCCGGCTCGTCGGAAGCTTTTGCTCAGTCACTTTGGTTCCGTCCGGGCCATTCGCGAGGCAGATATGGCGGTGTTTCGAGAGTTAGGCTTCGGTGAAAATCTGGCCAAAACCATCAAGGATCACCTGTCCGGTGATCATGTCTCAGCAAACAGCTGA
- a CDS encoding succinate dehydrogenase cytochrome b558 subunit, producing MAVGRDCRYICGQFRAGGILKGGTRVAQAQQSSDFLLRRLHTLAGVVPVGLFLLEHLFTNAMATTPNGAVSYNNAVDTIQHIPLLHFIEFVFIFLPLVYHGVYGLYVAFTSGYNAGQYSWTRNVLFVIQRITGIITFVFIIYHLSTTRFSGKAPTFDMVHQLVSNPAYFWFMVIGVVAATFHFSNGLWSFCIHWGITVGARAQRITAYVTMVVFIALAGIGVDALIAFTHAA from the coding sequence ATGGCAGTCGGTCGCGACTGCCGTTACATATGTGGTCAGTTCAGAGCAGGTGGCATATTGAAGGGAGGCACACGCGTGGCACAAGCACAGCAAAGTTCCGATTTCTTGCTACGCCGTCTACACACCTTGGCAGGCGTCGTTCCAGTCGGGTTGTTCCTGCTGGAACACCTATTTACCAACGCCATGGCGACAACACCAAATGGGGCGGTTTCTTACAACAATGCTGTGGATACCATCCAGCACATTCCGCTTCTACACTTCATCGAGTTCGTTTTCATCTTCTTGCCTCTGGTTTATCACGGCGTGTACGGGCTGTACGTAGCGTTTACATCCGGATACAACGCGGGGCAGTACTCCTGGACTCGGAACGTGTTGTTCGTGATTCAGCGGATCACAGGTATTATCACGTTCGTGTTCATTATCTATCACCTGTCGACAACTCGTTTCTCCGGTAAAGCGCCGACTTTTGACATGGTGCATCAGTTGGTCAGTAACCCAGCGTACTTCTGGTTCATGGTGATTGGAGTGGTGGCAGCAACTTTCCACTTCAGCAACGGCCTCTGGTCGTTTTGCATCCACTGGGGAATTACCGTGGGTGCACGGGCACAACGCATTACCGCCTATGTGACGATGGTCGTATTCATCGCCTTAGCGGGCATCGGCGTTGATGCACTCATCGCATTCACACACGCTGCATAA
- the sdhA gene encoding succinate dehydrogenase flavoprotein subunit — protein MSQRIIVVGGGLAGLMTTIKIAEAGIPVDLFSLVPVKRSHSVCAQGGINGAVNTKGEGDSPWEHFDDTIYGGDFLANQKQVLGMCEAAPGIIHLLDRMGVMFNRTPEGLLDFRRFGGTKHHRTAFAGASTGQQLLYALDEQVRRHEVSGLVQKYEGWDFLGAILDEEGASRGIVAQDLRSMEIKSFRADAVVMCTGGIGMIFGKSTNSMINTGSAASILYQQGVFYGNPEMIQVHPTAIPGDDKLRLMSESARGEGGRVWTYKDGKPWYFLEEMYPEYGNLVPRDVATRAIFKVCVEMGLGVDGQNQVYLDLSHMPADVLNVKLGNILDIYEKFVGDDPRKVPMRIFPGMHYSMGGLWVDINQMTNIPGLFAAGEAEFQFHGANRLGANSLLSCIYGGMIAGPNAVNYIKGVKKSCDDLPAALYENRVKEEEEKFEAILRMEGNENPYQLHRELGKIMTDNVTVVRYNDRLKETQVKIRELMERYKNIGMADKSRWENQMAQFTRHLWSMLQMAEAITVGALLRDESRGAHYKPDFPERDDERFLKSTIATWTPEGPKIDYEEVDVSLIPPRKRNYAVAKEASVS, from the coding sequence ATGAGCCAACGCATCATCGTGGTCGGAGGCGGTTTAGCCGGCCTTATGACAACCATCAAGATTGCTGAAGCCGGCATTCCAGTCGACCTGTTTTCTCTCGTACCTGTGAAGCGTTCTCATTCGGTTTGCGCACAAGGCGGCATCAACGGCGCTGTCAATACCAAGGGTGAAGGCGACTCCCCTTGGGAACACTTTGATGACACAATCTACGGCGGCGATTTTCTCGCCAATCAAAAACAGGTGCTCGGAATGTGCGAAGCAGCTCCGGGTATCATTCACTTGCTCGACCGCATGGGTGTTATGTTTAACAGAACGCCAGAAGGATTGCTCGACTTTCGACGGTTTGGCGGTACCAAGCATCACCGTACCGCATTTGCCGGCGCTTCAACGGGGCAGCAGTTGCTGTATGCCTTGGACGAGCAGGTTCGTCGGCACGAGGTCTCTGGCCTGGTACAGAAATACGAAGGATGGGATTTCCTCGGCGCCATTCTTGACGAGGAAGGTGCTTCCCGTGGCATTGTGGCACAGGACCTTCGGTCGATGGAAATCAAATCGTTCCGTGCCGACGCAGTCGTGATGTGCACGGGCGGCATCGGCATGATCTTCGGGAAGAGCACCAACTCGATGATCAACACCGGATCGGCTGCATCCATCCTGTATCAGCAAGGCGTGTTTTACGGAAACCCGGAGATGATTCAGGTTCATCCGACGGCGATTCCGGGAGACGACAAACTGCGTTTGATGTCCGAATCCGCGCGCGGCGAAGGTGGTCGGGTTTGGACGTACAAGGATGGGAAACCATGGTATTTCCTTGAAGAGATGTATCCGGAATACGGCAATCTGGTCCCGCGTGATGTTGCGACACGTGCCATTTTCAAGGTTTGTGTGGAAATGGGCCTCGGTGTCGATGGACAGAATCAGGTCTATCTGGATTTGTCGCACATGCCAGCTGACGTGTTGAACGTGAAGCTCGGCAATATCCTTGATATCTACGAGAAGTTTGTCGGTGACGATCCGCGCAAAGTCCCAATGCGCATCTTCCCAGGCATGCACTATAGCATGGGAGGTCTGTGGGTAGACATCAACCAGATGACAAATATCCCTGGGCTGTTTGCCGCAGGTGAAGCCGAGTTCCAGTTCCACGGAGCCAATCGCCTTGGAGCAAACTCTCTGCTGTCGTGCATTTACGGTGGAATGATTGCTGGACCCAATGCGGTAAACTACATCAAGGGCGTGAAAAAATCCTGCGATGACCTTCCTGCGGCACTGTACGAAAACCGTGTCAAGGAAGAGGAAGAGAAGTTCGAAGCCATCCTGCGTATGGAAGGCAACGAAAATCCATACCAGTTGCACCGAGAGCTCGGTAAGATAATGACCGACAACGTCACCGTCGTTCGTTACAATGACCGCTTGAAAGAGACTCAGGTCAAAATTCGCGAGTTGATGGAGCGCTACAAGAATATCGGCATGGCAGACAAATCGCGCTGGGAAAACCAGATGGCCCAGTTTACCCGCCACCTCTGGAGCATGCTGCAGATGGCGGAAGCCATCACGGTTGGCGCGCTGCTGCGAGATGAAAGCCGTGGGGCACATTACAAACCGGATTTCCCGGAACGCGATGACGAGCGATTCCTGAAGAGCACAATCGCCACGTGGACGCCTGAGGGTCCGAAGATCGATTACGAAGAAGTTGATGTATCCCTAATTCCACCTCGTAAGCGCAACTATGCCGTTGCCAAGGAGGCGAGCGTATCGTGA
- the sdhB gene encoding succinate dehydrogenase iron-sulfur subunit → MSATATQTAKKTVQLIIERQDNPNSQPYTQEFEIPYVSGMNVIACLMEIQRNPVDKNGNRVAPVTWEMNCLEEICGACMMVINGKPRQACTSLVDQLEQPIRLRPARTFPVVRDLVVDRSRMFDALKKVKAWVPIDGTYDLGPGPRMPEVDRQWAYELSRCFTCGACVEACPNVNERTSFVGAFAISQARLFNEHPTGKMHREERLEALMGEGGIHECGNAQNCVEVCPKGIPLTTSIAAMNRQVTYHGIGAWLKK, encoded by the coding sequence GTGAGTGCTACAGCGACGCAGACGGCGAAGAAGACGGTTCAATTGATTATTGAACGGCAGGACAATCCAAACAGCCAACCGTACACTCAGGAGTTTGAGATTCCGTACGTGAGTGGCATGAATGTGATAGCTTGTCTGATGGAGATTCAGCGCAATCCTGTCGACAAAAATGGCAATCGCGTCGCCCCGGTCACGTGGGAAATGAATTGTCTGGAAGAGATTTGCGGCGCTTGTATGATGGTCATCAACGGTAAGCCGCGTCAAGCGTGTACATCCTTGGTCGATCAACTCGAGCAGCCGATTCGGTTACGGCCGGCCCGCACATTTCCTGTCGTCCGCGATCTCGTTGTTGACCGCAGCCGCATGTTTGACGCCCTCAAGAAAGTCAAGGCGTGGGTGCCGATTGACGGAACGTACGACCTCGGTCCTGGTCCGCGAATGCCTGAGGTAGACAGGCAATGGGCCTACGAATTGTCCCGTTGTTTCACATGTGGTGCATGTGTCGAAGCTTGCCCAAACGTGAATGAGCGGACGTCGTTTGTAGGTGCGTTTGCGATTTCCCAGGCACGATTGTTCAATGAACATCCGACAGGCAAGATGCACCGTGAAGAACGCCTTGAAGCCCTAATGGGCGAAGGCGGAATCCATGAGTGTGGCAACGCTCAAAACTGCGTGGAAGTGTGCCCGAAGGGAATTCCTCTGACGACGTCCATCGCAGCGATGAATCGCCAAGTCACATATCACGGCATCGGTGCATGGCTGAAGAAGTAA
- a CDS encoding 5'-methylthioadenosine/adenosylhomocysteine nucleosidase, which produces MVTERIGILAAMDEELAILRGQLLSASESEHGGVRFFTGEIEGHAVILGQCGIGKVNAAMATTLMQMLFHPQAILNTGTAGGLQDDFEVGDIVLGDSVCYHDVDATVFGYDYGQVPQEPARFQADESLLAAAEKAARNLAGVRVHRGLIASGDMFLGDAGARDLVRRRFPGVFAAEMEGAAIAQVAAHLEVPCLIVRAVSDLAGNDAKMTHEEFLRLAADKSAQLVVATLDEYDKSL; this is translated from the coding sequence ATGGTGACAGAGCGTATCGGGATCCTCGCGGCAATGGACGAAGAACTTGCGATACTCCGTGGGCAACTACTCAGTGCAAGTGAATCAGAACATGGCGGTGTACGCTTTTTCACTGGGGAAATCGAGGGACATGCAGTAATTTTGGGTCAGTGCGGCATCGGCAAGGTTAACGCCGCGATGGCAACGACACTCATGCAGATGTTGTTTCATCCGCAAGCCATCCTCAATACAGGGACAGCCGGCGGGCTACAAGACGACTTTGAGGTAGGGGACATCGTGCTCGGGGACAGCGTTTGCTACCACGATGTGGATGCCACCGTATTTGGCTATGACTACGGTCAAGTGCCGCAAGAACCGGCTCGATTTCAGGCGGATGAGTCTCTTCTCGCTGCTGCGGAGAAGGCAGCACGTAACCTCGCAGGAGTCAGAGTACATAGGGGTCTCATCGCATCTGGTGACATGTTTCTCGGAGATGCGGGAGCACGTGACCTCGTACGTCGACGATTCCCAGGGGTGTTTGCTGCAGAAATGGAGGGCGCAGCGATTGCCCAAGTAGCTGCACATCTAGAAGTTCCGTGTCTGATTGTTCGGGCTGTATCAGACCTTGCCGGGAATGATGCGAAGATGACGCACGAGGAGTTCCTTCGGCTGGCCGCTGACAAATCGGCACAATTGGTCGTTGCTACGCTCGATGAGTATGACAAGTCATTATAG
- a CDS encoding response regulator transcription factor has translation MASGGDLRGKSLLTNREREVFELLVQDKTTKEIAKQLFVSEKTVRNHISNVMKKLNVKGRSQAVVELVRLGELSI, from the coding sequence ATGGCATCCGGTGGTGACCTGCGGGGAAAGTCGTTGCTCACAAACCGTGAACGCGAGGTATTTGAACTGCTGGTTCAGGACAAAACGACGAAGGAAATCGCAAAACAGTTGTTTGTGAGTGAAAAGACAGTACGCAATCACATCTCTAATGTCATGAAGAAGCTCAATGTGAAAGGGCGTTCACAGGCAGTAGTGGAGCTAGTCCGCCTTGGAGAGTTGAGCATATGA
- a CDS encoding MarR family transcriptional regulator: MPEHVVEIEQQLRQIAGIVRRRGRALLEQFGITPPQFDALIILDKAGDLTIGELSSRLYLAYSTTTDLVDRLERAGFVVRSRDTADRRVVLVKLQEKGHLVIEKVMDARRLYLGGVLESLDESERWQILKVLSLLHDRMHGSI; this comes from the coding sequence TTGCCAGAGCACGTGGTTGAGATTGAGCAGCAACTGCGCCAAATTGCTGGGATTGTTCGGCGACGCGGACGGGCACTTTTGGAGCAGTTTGGTATCACTCCGCCACAATTTGATGCCCTCATCATTCTTGACAAGGCCGGCGATTTGACCATCGGTGAGCTAAGTAGTCGTCTGTACCTGGCGTACAGCACGACAACAGACCTTGTCGACAGGTTGGAGCGCGCTGGATTCGTTGTGCGTTCCCGCGACACCGCCGACCGTCGTGTCGTCCTCGTCAAACTTCAGGAAAAAGGACATCTCGTGATTGAAAAAGTCATGGACGCCAGACGATTATACCTTGGCGGTGTTCTTGAATCGCTGGACGAATCAGAACGATGGCAAATACTTAAGGTGCTCAGTTTATTGCATGACCGTATGCATGGATCCATTTGA